A single window of Nicotiana sylvestris chromosome 3, ASM39365v2, whole genome shotgun sequence DNA harbors:
- the LOC104229764 gene encoding zinc finger protein VAR3, chloroplastic yields the protein MSASRLFFLLGASIVRNHNKPTNTFTPFNPIRFIKPLASPVVRFRRYNCTSATLETNTIEPVVNTRNHPWPEWVAFVDRLKSKGYVTESKSEDGDASIYTDMTLLKDACLNFSRDRSDIFKKLSNQDMQTVVEKGCPNLFRKVVNSGKRLRLHLNLDEGEVCGACILRGSCDRAYLILKDDEGVARTVDILRVLLIYALDPAVISSGAMSPGRELIEVSSRKLLSELVELSETPFDPEHPRPAPKDSPQKKQSLRSRKDGREDVQMKRRDSIGLEGDKKHSNVDMKQGDWICSQCDFMNFSRNAQCLRCKAEGPSQDARVSKVQEMKTGDWTCPQCAFMNFASNTKCLRCPELRPKRLLNPGEWECPSCDFLNYRRNMVCKKCDCERPRDAKKQSKYEQQLWTKPY from the exons ATGTCAGCTTCTAGATTGTTCTTTCTACTCGGTGCCTCTATTGTCCGAAACCATAATAAGCCTACAAACACCTTTACTCCATTCAACCCAATTCGCTTCATAAAGCCATTGGCTTCGCCTGTTGTACGGTTCCGCAGGTACAATTGTACCTCAGCTACacttgagaccaatacaatcgaACCAGTGGTCAATACTAGAAATCATCCGTGGCCTGAATGGGTAGCTTTCGTGGACCGTTTGAAAAGCAAAGGATACGTCACTGAAAGTAAGAGTGAAGATGGTGATGCGAGTATTTATACGGATATGACTCTGTTAAAAGATGCTTGTCTTAACTTCTCTCGCGACCGTTCCGACATTTTTAA AAAGTTGTCCAACCAAGATATGCAGACAGTTGTGGAAAAGGGCTGCCCAAATCTATTCAGGAAGGTCGTTAACTCGGGGAAAAGGCTAAGGCTGCATCTAAACCTTGATGAAGGAGAG GTATGCGGTGCTTGCATTCTCCGTGGATCATGTGATAGGGCTTACTTGATATTGAAGGATGATGAGGGTGTTGCACGTACAGTAGATATTTTGCGAGTCTTGCTTATCTATGCCTTAGATCCTGCCGTTATCTCAAGCGGAGCAATGTCTCCTGGTAGAGAGCTTATTGAAGTATCTTCAAGAAAATTGCTCTCAGAGTTGGTTGAATTAAGCGAGACGCCTTTTGATCCTGAGCATCCAAGACCTGCTCCCAAGGACTCTCCACAAAAAAAACAGTCTCTTCGTTCAAGAAAGGATGGTCGGGAAGATGttcaaatgaaaagaagagattCAATTGGTCTTGA GGGAGATAAAAAACATTCTAATGTCGATATGAAGCAAGGAGATTGGATCTGTTCGCA ATGCGACTTTATGAACTTCTCCCGCAATGCACAATGCCTGAGATGCAAAGCAGAAGGACCTAGTCAAGATGCTCGTGTGTCAAAGGTTCAAGAAATGAAAACTGGAGATTGGACTTGCCCACA ATGTGCCTTCATGAATTTTGCTAGCAATACCAAATGCTTACGCTGCCCAGAGCTGCGCCCAAAGAGACTGCTGAATCCGGGAGAGTGGGAATGCCCCTC ATGCGACTTCTTGAACTACAGAAGAAACATGGTCTGCAAGAAGTGTGATTGTGAACGTCCCAGGGATGCAAAGAAGCAGTCAAAATACGAGCAGCAACTTTGGACAAAGCCTTACTAA
- the LOC104229765 gene encoding ERAD-associated E3 ubiquitin-protein ligase component HRD3A, producing MRNRRIRRLSFALLLLALLPISTLGRQLVLVLSQDDLAEAAGDSTNLGDDTSDTGFDDFIDSEAKPDYVLDPGSWSPIFEPAVAPHDNLGDEGSYYKTVSKIVKASSRGDERAMEEAASEIEAAASAGHPHAQSILGFLYGMGIGRERNKAKSFLYHHFAAEGGNMQSKMALAYTYSRQEMHDKAVKLYAELAEVAINSFLISKDSPVIEPVRIHSGAEENKEALRKSRGEEDEDFQILEYQAQKGNAGAMYKIGIFYYFGLRGVRRDHTKALSWFLKAVEKGEARSMELLGEIYARGAGIQRNFTKALEWLTLASKQQLFSAYNGLGYLHVKGYGVEKNNTKAKEYFEKAAENGEAGGFYNLGVMFLKGIGVKRDVKLAFKYLSAAFDAGQPKAFYQLAKMFQTGVGYKKNVPLATALYKLVAERGPWSSLSRWALESYLRGDVGKAFLLYSRMAELGYEIAQSNAAWILDKYGERSMCLGESGVCSDEERHQRAHALWWQASEQGNEHAALLIGDAYYYGRGTERDYERAAEAYMHAKSQSNAQAMFNLGYMHEHGQGLPFDLHLAKRYYDQALEIDNAAKLPVTLALASLWIRKNHANSFLVHIIDSLPEFYPKVEAWVEDVIMEEGNATILTLFVCLLTVLYLRERQRRHVAAAGEVAFPHQLGEQGVPVAN from the exons ATGAGAAATCGAAGAATCCGAAGGTTAAGCTTTGCTCTCCTACTTCTCGCACTTCTCCCAATTTCTACACTCGGCCGTCAATTAGTGCTCGTCCTCTCTCAAGACGACCTCGCAGAAGCAGCCGGTGATTCTACAAATCTCGGCGATGACACGTCAGATACTGGATTCGACGATTTCATTGACTCCGAAGCAAAGCCCGATTACGTGCTCGATCCGGGCTCATGGAGCCCGATTTTCGAGCCCGCTGTTGCGCCTCACGATAACCTTGGAGATGAAGGGTCGTATTATAAAACGGTGAGTAAGATAGTTAAGGCGTCAAGCAGAGGCGATGAAAGGGCGATGGAGGAGGCGGCGTCTGAGATCGAAGCGGCTGCATCAGCTGGCCACCCCCACGCGCAGTCGATTTTAGGGTTTTTGTACGGAATGGGAATTGGAAGAGAGAGGAATAAAGCTAAGTCTTTTCTATACCACCATTTTGCTGCTGAAGGCGGCAATATGCAATCCAAAATGGCACTTGCCTACACTTATTCTCGCCAAGAA ATGCACGATAAAGCTGTAAAGTTGTATGCTGAATTGGCAGAGGTAGCCATTAACAGTTTCCTGATATCGAAGGACTCACCTGTGATTGAACCGGTGAGGATACACAGTGGAGCAGAAGAAAATAAGGAAGCCTTGAGGAAGTCACGAGGGGAGGAAGATGAGGACTTCCAGATTTTGGAATACCAGGCGCAAAAAGGGAACGCTGGTGCAATGTACAAAATTGGGATATTCTACTACTTTGGTTTAAGGGGAGTAAGGCGCGATCACACCAAGGCATTATCGTGGTTTCTGAAGGCAGTGGAGAAGGGTGAGGCAAGATCTATGGAACTTCTTGGGGAGATTTATGCAAGAGGAGCTGGAATTCAAAGGAACTTTACCAAGGCATTAGAGTGGCTTACTCTTGCATCCAAACAACAACTTTTTTCTGCTTACAATGGTTTAGGCTATCTCCATGTCAAAGGATACGGAGTGGAAAAGAACAACACTAAG GCAAAAGAGTATTTCGAGAAGGCTGCAGAAAATGGAGAGGCTGGTGGATTCTACAACCTCGGAGTCATGTTTCTTAAAGGAATTGGGGTGAAGAGGGATGTGAAATTAGCATTCAAATATCTTTCAGCGGCTTTTGATGCCGGTCAACCAAAAGCATTTTATCAACTGGCGAAAATGTTCCAAACTGGTGTGGGTTATAAGAAAAATGTTCCTCTG GCAACTGCCTTGTACAAACTAGTTGCGGAACGTGGACCATGGAGTTCTTTGTCTAGATGGGCACTAGAGTCATATTTGAGAGGAGATGTGGGCAAGGCTTTCCTTTTGTATTCGCGAATGGCAGAGTTAGGCTATGAGATTGCGCAAAGTAATGCTGCATGGATCCTTGACAAATATGGAGAAAGAAGCATGTGTTTGGGAGAATCTGGAGTTTGCAGTGATGAAGAGAGGCATCAACGCGCTCATGCCTTGTGGTGGCAAGCTTCTGAGCAGGGTAATGAACATGCTGCATTGCTTATTGGAGACGCATATTACTATGGTCGG GGTACTGAGCGGGACTATGAACGTGCAGCTGAGGCTTATATGCACGCCAAATCCCAATCTAATGCTCAAGCTATGTTCAATCTTGGTTACATGCATGAGCATGGCCAAGGACTACCTTTTGATCTTCATCTTGCCAAACGCTACTACGATCAGGCACTAGAAATTGATAATGCTGCAAAATTGCCTGTAACATTGGCCCTTGCAAGCTTGTGGATTAGGAAAAACCACGCCAATAGTTTTTTG GTTCACATAATTGATTCGTTACCAGAATTTTATCCCAAAGTGGAAGCATGGGTGGAGGATGTCATAATGGAGGAAGGAAATGCAACAATTCTTACCCTATTTGTATGCCTTCTAACAGTGCTTTACCTTCGTGAGCGGCAGCGCAGGCATGTCGCTGCTGCTGGAGAGGTTGCTTTCCCTCATCAACTTGGTGAGCAAGGTGTGCCTGTAGCCAATTAA